The Oncorhynchus mykiss isolate Arlee chromosome Y, USDA_OmykA_1.1, whole genome shotgun sequence genomic sequence aaggacagacattttttttaaaggcacacgtggcctacatatcaatgcatacacacaaactatctaggtcaaataccTCTCGGCGTTGTGCCGAGAAGTGTTGCTTTaactgttttttgaaaccaggtttgctgtttatttgagcaatatgagatggaaggaagttccatgcaataagggctctataataatactgtacgttttctttttttattttacctttatttaactaggcaagtcagttaagaacacattcttattttcaatgacggcctaggaacagtgggttaactgcctgttaagctcgggggtttgaacttgcaaccttccggttactagtccaacgctctaaccactaggctaccctgccaccccggtGAATTTGTTCCGTATTTTGGAGACTTTGGGGTGGGGAGAAGACCagcatgtcttcatcactggacgTTCCATTCCTCTTTGCTTCTCTTCCAGCGTTTTTTGGAGTAGCCGTCGTTAAGTACATGCCAGATGCTGTCAGCTTTTTTCCAGCGAACCTCAAAGGACCTGAACTTACGTTTGGGGATTTTACCACGACACCGTCTATAGGGAGATAACACAGTTTTTTTTTGTAATCATTGAATTGACAACCAATGTATAACTTATAGATAAGTAATAACAATCTATTGACGGCTGTAAAACTGGTAAACAAGTATACAATCTTACCCCAATGCACATGTACTGTGTGTACACTGTGAGAATGTAGACTGTTAAAAGGAAGAGGTTGTTTCTGACCTGTACAGCTTGTTGATGGAGATTTTAGGCAGTTCCATCATTCTGATGTAATAGTTCTTCTGTCCAATCCcctgagagaaataatattttattatgacatgagtctgtttaatctgtccgtctgtctgtcagaAGACCAATTGGTATATTAATAACATTGTAAAAAGTAGAATAAAATGTCAGATTTATCAACAACATGTCTAACCAAGAGGAAACTATCTGACTCTGCCGCTAGCACCACCTAGTAGGAAGTCATCTGGAAACCAGCTTCAACCAGTCTTGTAGTTAGTCAGATGCCGTTTAGGTTCACAAGTACAAAGGATGTGACAATGACTAGCAAATAAGTGGAACGTTACAAAAATAACATTGAAATGTCTCTGCAATGCCTGGTAGCTGGGACTAACTAAACTAGAAATCATACGCAtttcaaacagacacacacacacgcacgcacgcacgcacgcacacacacacacacacacacacacacgcacgcacgcacgcacacacacacacacacacacacacacacacgtacacacacacacacacacacacacacacacacacacacacacgcacgcacgcacgcacgcacacacacacacacacacacacacacacacacacacacacacacacacacgtacacacacgtccTCACCATGTGGATATAGGGCCACATCTCCCAAAGAGAAATGTTTGTGTTGTCAACGATGATCGGATCCACACCTCTGTTCATGGCTTTAAAAACTGTCAACACAAGCCAGAGTACCAGTACTTTAAAGAAGAACAAACGATGTGTGTGTAATGACATGATGAGCAGCTAGTTTCTGCTTTTGCCCCACAgccaccacaatacacaccatcCTCTCTATTCTGCTGATGGCTGCGTTGAAAGTTTCCTTTGGTGTAGTTGGTTCTTTCATGGTACCTGTCAGCGGAGAAAATTTCTCCTTTCAGTCCAAGTCTTGCATGTTTGTCCCAGAGTTTTCTGGAAAGCAAAAAGGAAGTCATATCAttacatatttatatatttcaaaTAAACTCTTTCAGTCTATTCAAAATTACAACCatcctggttaagtgtgccttgaattctaaataaatcacggacagtgtcaccagcacccccccccccccccccccccccacagtaccacctcctcctccatgctttgtgggaaccacacatgcagagatcatctatTAATCTACTCTGTGTcttacaaagacacggtggttgatacccaaaatcgcaaatttggactcatcagaccaaaggacagatttccattactcatgtttcttggcccaagcaagtctcttcttcttattggtgtcctttagtagtggtttcgttgcagcaattcgaccatgaatgcctgattcacacagtctactctgaacagttgttgttaaaacgtgtctgttacttgaactccgtgaaacatttatttgggctgcaatctgaggctagtaactctaatgaacatatcctctgcagcagaggtaactctgggtcttcctttcttgtggcggtcctcatgagaaccagtttcatcataacgcttgatggtttttgagactgcacttgaagaacattttccagattgactgaccttcatgtcttaaagtaatgatggaccgtcttttctctttgcttatttgagctattcttgccataatatggacttggtcttttaccaaatagggcaatattttgtataccacccttaccttgtcacaacacaactgatttgctcaaacgcatcacgaaggaaagaaattccacagctAACAAGACATACCTATTAGTTTaaatgaattccaggtgactacctcattaagctggttgagagaatgccaagagtgtgcaaagctgtcatcaaggcaaagggtggctacttgaagaatctcaaatataaaatatatttacatttgttaaacacttttttggttactacttgattccatatgtgttatttcatagttttgatgccttcactattattatacaatgtataaaataatacaaataaagaaaaaccacaggaatgagtaggtgtgtccaaacgtttgactggtactgtttattaaacaacaaaatgtatatgggggattggaaatgatgcagacaattacattgatagaagccacaatcttCAATATTATCAATATTAAAAAAGTGTTTAGGTGATACTTCAGAAAATGAAACCACGATCTCAAAGCAATACATATTTTGACAAAAAAGACTTGGGATAAGGCAGGCTCCCAATAGTTTGGATTGATTAGCTTACTCTGCCATCGTTGTCTTTCCAACTCCTGGCAAACCTCGAAGGATGAACAGTTTCTTCATGTATCGATTTTGTCTTCTCCCTCTTGCCATTTGTCTTTTACTTCAGACTGCTTCATCACCAACTACAGTACACAGCACAACGGCAGCTGTACTCTGTTTACAAGACACGCCCTCCCGCCCAAGAACTGAAACCAACAAAATAAGTGAAACCAAACCCCCATAACCGTTCTGGATTCATATCAGTCTAATGTCGATGCTAATTACACGCAAGTAAGTATTGTATAGCCCGTCTGTATTTCGTATGATTAGGTGCTATTAAATAGCTACTTGTCATTTTAATGAAATGGTTTCAGACCAGTGCAGATTAAGGAAAGGAAACAGAAGGAGGGGAAGCTTCTTTAGACTAATGAAATTCTGCCATAGTTCACTAGTGACGGGCATTCCGATTATTTCGGTGAGCCGGCTCATTTGGCTCCGTACCCGTAAAGGATCCGGCTCATTTGGCTCCCAAACGACTCTTCGttgaaaatgtttaaaaatagaCATAGAACATGACAAATTGCACATCTCCCATGTAAATCCCAAATAGGTAGGTTACCAGTATGTCATAGTGAAATTTGCATTCAAATACATGTTTACCTGGACAAAGTATTAGATGgcctgcaaaacaatgtcttgattTTTTTATTCACTGAAACAAATTCACGTGGACCAGATGATTTATTGTTGTTTCTTCAGTGAGGACACACCACTCTTTAGATAATGATTTGTTTTACATATCTACAGAAAAACCTTGTTTTGAGCTCAAAAAACGATAGTAGCAGTATGCAAATCGGGAAGCCAAATGAACGGCTCTTTCACCGATGGGATTCGGCTCCCGACGTTCACCAAAAAGATCCGCTCAAAAAAGAGCCGTTCATTCGCGAACGACCCATCACTAGCGTTCATGGTCTGAGTTAGAAGTAGATGTCATTTTCCACTACATATTGAAAACATGAACATTAGATCTTTACTTGTCCCgaataatctgtcgttctgctcctgaacaggcagttaacccactgttcctaggccgtcattgaaaataagaatgcgttcttaactgacttgcctagttaaataaaggtatttaaaaaatatatatattttaaaaaatgaaggaaaggaaaaataacaaaatgtatgaATGGATGGAAGGAAAAAAAGGAAATAAGAGAGTGCGAATGGAAGGTAAGAAGGGCTGAGGGAAGTAAGCAAGGACTAAAGGGAGGATACACTGGAAATATTCAGACAGCCTGAGTGTCCCCTCTCTAAGCGCGGTTCCCAGTGCACACACCTGTCCTCACTTGACCGGTTAATCATCCAATAGGTCGGGCCCAATTAGCGCTGTGGGTAACGTCTTGACTGGAGGGCGGACGTGCACATTTAAACCACAGCAGGCTCACCTTGTCTTCTATACACGATGGAGGGGTTTATGTTTTCTCCATACAACTTTAATGGCTATCCGGGCTGCGGTACCATGATGGCTCCTATCCTCCACGGCAACCCGAAGTTCAAGCCTCACACCTGGGGTAAGGGGAGCATCTACGTGCCTCCCGAAGCGCTGGACTACCTTGACGTATGTAAACGGGCCCAGCTGAAGGCCATCCTGTCTCAGGTGAATCCCAACCTTACCCCTCGTCTCCGGAAGGCAAACACCAAGGAGTTCGGGGTTCAGGTCAACGCCCAGGTCGACGCGATGGTCCAGTGCTCCCTCGGACCCAAGACGCTGTTCTACCGGGAGAGGAAATTTCCGGTATTTTCGAAGTCGCCTGTGAAGTGCCAGCAGAGTCCCTCCGCGGCTTCTTCTCTGGACCCGAAAGCGTTGCCGAGCACTCCGGTAAACAACGTGCGCTTCTCGCGACCCCTCGCCATCTACTCTCCGGTGTTTGATCGCCGGTTCTTCGCGCTGCCGGTGAACGCGCAGGATGACAGCGTGTGCTGTGAGGGAGAAGGTGGCGGCAACGGGGCTAGTGATGAGGATGGCGAGGCCGACGTTACCGAGCAGAAAACGGAGGACCAGGTTAGACCGGATATCCCGCGTGAGGTTGTCAGGAAACCCCTACACCAGCCGCCCAAAGGGTTCAACTTTCAGGTCAGTCGTTCCCGGGGTTTATACTATGGGAGAATACGAATTCAGAATGTAATCGATTCTGAAACATGAATTGAGGAATACCTTATATTTTGTAGTGTTATCTGCAATGCGTCCAATTTGCCACCAATATGCCTTTTCTCTTTTATAATTCGCTTCTATTTGAAATGCCAGCCATCTTGTATAGGATGTTGGATATTTAGAACTTTCGATTTGAATGATTCACTTGTTTCGTCTAGTTTCTGGAGCAGAAGTACGGATTTTTCCACTGCAGCCAGTGTAACGTCCGTTGGGAGAGTGCCTATGTGTGGTGCATCTCTGGAACTAGTAAGGTAACGATCAGTCACTGTGTCTCTGCCAACGGAAAAATTCTGATCAATAAGTTCTGGTCAATAAGCCTTCATGTGCTTTGCTTTTGTTTTGCTCTGAGGAACATGAGTAGACAGTAACACTATACACTCTGCCTTTTCTGGACTGTCCTTcaaatatttattacatttaaTGAATGACTTGTTTCCTCGTTAACATGGTCGTCTCATCACCCCCTCTGTGAACTCAGGTGTACTTCAAGCAGCTCTGTCGTAAGTGCCAGAATGGATTTAACCCCTACAGAGTGGAGTCTATCCAGTGCAAggtgagaggtgtggggggggggggggacacagcaGGTGCTCTGCATGGTGCCTATTTCCCTTTAGCCTCTGAGGTCATGCATTAAAACAAGGGGGGGACTTTCTAGATTATGTAGCTTTACTGTCATTGTCTTATGTTATGGATACACAACCTACAGGGGAACTGACATGTCTACCCCTCTTCACCAGCAGGGGTCAATGTTGCTGTAATTATTCTCCTGTCTCTCAGGTGTGTTCCCAGACCCGGTGCTGCTGTGAGCAGAAGGAGAGGCACATTGACATGAAGAGACCTCATAGACAGGACCTGTGTGGCCGCTGCCGGGGAAAGAGGATTTCCTGTGACACT encodes the following:
- the LOC110509389 gene encoding NEDD4-binding protein 2-like 1, which translates into the protein MARGRRQNRYMKKLFILRGLPGVGKTTMAEKLWDKHARLGLKGEIFSADRYHERTNYTKGNFQRSHQQNREDVFKAMNRGVDPIIVDNTNISLWEMWPYIHMGIGQKNYYIRMMELPKISINKLYRRCRGKIPKRKFRSFEVRWKKADSIWHVLNDGYSKKRWKRSKEEWNVQ
- the zar1l gene encoding ZAR1-like protein, with protein sequence MEGFMFSPYNFNGYPGCGTMMAPILHGNPKFKPHTWGKGSIYVPPEALDYLDVCKRAQLKAILSQVNPNLTPRLRKANTKEFGVQVNAQVDAMVQCSLGPKTLFYRERKFPVFSKSPVKCQQSPSAASSLDPKALPSTPVNNVRFSRPLAIYSPVFDRRFFALPVNAQDDSVCCEGEGGGNGASDEDGEADVTEQKTEDQVRPDIPREVVRKPLHQPPKGFNFQFLEQKYGFFHCSQCNVRWESAYVWCISGTSKVYFKQLCRKCQNGFNPYRVESIQCKVCSQTRCCCEQKERHIDMKRPHRQDLCGRCRGKRISCDTTYSYKYIV